In Melanotaenia boesemani isolate fMelBoe1 chromosome 7, fMelBoe1.pri, whole genome shotgun sequence, a single window of DNA contains:
- the LOC121643718 gene encoding neuronal acetylcholine receptor subunit beta-2-like has protein sequence MAVPVKTALALLVLTVATALCAEVEERLVSHLLSSERYNKLIRPAVNNSQQVTVYIQVSLAQLINVNEREQIMTTNCWLTQGWNDYRLMWDPDEYEGIKKIRLPSQHIWLPDIVLYNNADGTYEVSFYSNAVVSNNGEVAWLPPAIYKSACKIEVRDFPFDQQNCTLKFRSWTYDHTEIDLILLSDYASRDDFKPSGEWDIVSLPGRKNEDPNDIRYLDITYDFIIKRKPLFYTINLIIPCILITSLAILVFYLPSDCGEKMTLCISVLLALTVFLLLISKIVPPTSLAVPLIGKYLMFTMVLVTFSIVTSVCVLNVHHRSPSTHTMPPWVKRVFLYRLPSFLFMRRPGSSNIRERFRKKHQKQKYSDQRLCGAEGGTGSPSGVADCSSSFYVNEESAKRYGWRISDMSENTEFRRRMTLKSNINVEDAVDGVRYIAEKMKSEDDDEGIIEDWKYVAMVIDRLFLWIFVFVCVVGTMGLFMQPLFQSYNTPIVDDTEHD, from the exons ATGGCAGTCCCGGTGAAAACAGCGCTGGCTCTCCTGGTTCTCACCGTGGCAA ctgccTTGTGTGCGGAGGTGGAAGAAAGGCTAGTGAGTCACCTGTTGTCATCAGAGCGTTACAACAAGCTGATCAGACCAGCTGTTAATAACAGCCAGCAAGTCACTGTTTACATCCAGGTGTCTCTGGCACAGCTGATCAATGTG AATGAGAGGGAACAGATCATGACCACCAACTGTTGGCTCACACAG GGATGGAATGATTACAGATTAATGTGGGATCCAGATGAATATGAGGGAATAAAGAAAATTCGACTTCCTTCACAACACATCTGGCTGCCAGACATCGTCCTCTATAACAA TGCTGATGGGACCTATGAAGTCTCCTTCTACTCAAATGCTGTAGTCTCCAACAATGGTGAGGTAGCCTGGCTCCCACCAGCAATCTACAAGTCAGCCTGCAAAATAGAAGTCCGTGATTTCCCCTTTGACCAACAGAACTGTACCCTCAAGTTTCGTTCTTGGACCTATGATCACACAGAGATTGATCTAATCCTTCTCAGTGATTATGCCTCACGTGATGACTTCAAACCCAGTGGTGAATGGGATATTGTTTCATTGCCTGGGCGCAAGAATGAAGACCCCAATGATATCAGATACCTGGATATTACTTATGACTTTATTATCAAGAGAAAGCCTCTGTTCTACACTATCAACCTGATAATTCCCTGTATTCTCATCACATCGCTGGCTATTCTGGTGTTCTACCTCCCATCAGACTGTGGTGAGAAGATGACTCTATGCATTTCTGTTCTCCTGGCCCTGACTGTGTTTTTACTCCTTATCTCAAAGATAGTACCACCCACATCTTTAGCAGTGCCTCTAATTGGAAAGTACCTAATGTTTACCATGGTGCTGGTCACTTTCTCTATTGTCACAAGTGTTTGTGTGCTCAACGTGCACCATCGGTCTCCTAGTACACACACCATGCCACCATGGGTTAAACGTGTCTTCCTGTACCGGCTCCCTTCTTTCCTCTTCATGAGACGACCTGGCAGTTCCAACATTCGTGAAAGATTCAGGAAAAAACACCAGAAGCAAAAGTATTCGGACCAGAGGTTGTGTGGAGCAGAGGGTGGCACTGGGAGTCCATCAGGAGTGGCAGATTGCTCTTCGTCCTTCTATGTCAATGAAGAGTCAGCCAAACGGTACGGCTGGAGGATCAGTGACATGTCAGAGAACACAGAGTTTAGGAGGAGGATGACTCTGAAGAGCAATATTAATGTGGAGGATGCGGTGGATGGAGTGCGGTACATTGCAGAGAAGATGAAGAGTGAGGACGATGATGAGGGG aTCATTGAAGACTGGAAATATGTGGCGATGGTGATTGATCGTCTCTTTCTGTggatctttgtgtttgtgtgtgtggttggcaCAATGGGGCTCTTCATGCAGCCATTGTTCCAGAGTTACAACACCCCCATTGTTGATGACACGGAGCATGACTGA